Proteins co-encoded in one Dyella japonica A8 genomic window:
- a CDS encoding serine hydrolase, which translates to MFLRTLSPRVAGCCALLFLTAPVWAQTAPAAATPAAVASPAQPALPGQLQDFTGYVDSVRKQFDVPGIAVAIVKDGKVVLEQGYGLREMGKAEPVDARTRFAIASNTKAFTAAALQMLAEEGKLNMDDRVIDHLPWFQMSDPYVTREMRIRDLLAHRSGLGLGAGDLLYWPPTAYSTKEVVQRLRDVPLATSFRSAYAYDNILFAVATLVIEQVSGQSYADFISQRIFKRVGMDESLIDMTQLKPGMDVATGHAKFNFTELKPVPAMAWSNNPGAGGIYASVHDMAKWMNVQLAGGTLPDGKPLFSTDSQKQMWSMLTPMKISEPPVPELKATRPNFAGYGEGWFLSDYQGQRLVWHTGGWPGMVSRVTLVPELKLGVVVLTNQESGAAFNAVTYRVLDAYLGKDKTDWVAAYAAAVKKSEGNADDSWKKHEAARDKSGKPSLPLSGYAGTFRDPWYGDIVVSQQGGKLRMTFAKTAQLVGTMTPWQHDTFIVRWNDRSLNADAFVSYALDADGKIRDVRMQPVSPMTDFSFDFQDLRLSPAKASAKP; encoded by the coding sequence ATGTTCCTGCGAACCCTTTCCCCGCGCGTCGCGGGTTGTTGTGCCCTGCTGTTCCTGACGGCGCCGGTCTGGGCCCAGACCGCGCCGGCCGCAGCGACGCCCGCGGCCGTGGCGAGCCCGGCACAGCCAGCGCTGCCGGGCCAACTGCAGGATTTCACCGGCTACGTGGACAGCGTACGCAAGCAGTTCGATGTACCGGGCATCGCCGTGGCCATCGTGAAGGACGGGAAGGTGGTGCTGGAGCAGGGCTATGGCCTGCGTGAGATGGGCAAAGCCGAACCGGTGGATGCGCGCACCCGCTTCGCCATCGCTTCCAACACCAAGGCGTTCACCGCCGCCGCGCTGCAGATGTTGGCGGAGGAAGGCAAGCTCAACATGGATGACCGGGTGATCGATCACCTGCCGTGGTTCCAGATGTCCGATCCGTACGTGACGCGCGAAATGCGCATTCGCGACCTGCTGGCGCATCGCAGCGGCCTGGGGCTTGGCGCGGGTGACCTGCTGTACTGGCCGCCCACCGCGTACTCCACCAAGGAGGTGGTGCAGCGCCTGCGCGACGTGCCGCTCGCCACCAGCTTCCGCAGCGCTTATGCCTACGACAACATCCTGTTCGCTGTCGCCACGCTGGTGATCGAGCAGGTGTCCGGCCAGAGCTACGCCGATTTCATCAGCCAGCGCATCTTCAAGCGCGTGGGCATGGACGAATCGCTGATCGACATGACCCAGCTCAAGCCGGGCATGGACGTGGCTACCGGCCATGCCAAGTTCAACTTCACCGAGTTGAAGCCGGTGCCTGCGATGGCCTGGTCGAACAACCCGGGCGCCGGCGGCATCTATGCCAGCGTGCACGACATGGCGAAGTGGATGAACGTGCAGCTCGCCGGCGGCACGCTGCCGGATGGCAAGCCGCTGTTCTCCACGGACAGCCAAAAGCAGATGTGGTCGATGCTCACGCCCATGAAGATCTCCGAGCCGCCGGTGCCGGAACTCAAGGCGACGCGCCCGAACTTCGCCGGCTACGGCGAAGGCTGGTTCCTGTCCGATTATCAGGGCCAGCGCCTGGTGTGGCACACCGGCGGCTGGCCGGGCATGGTGTCGCGCGTGACGCTGGTGCCCGAGCTCAAGCTCGGCGTGGTAGTGCTGACCAACCAGGAATCCGGCGCCGCGTTCAATGCCGTCACCTACCGCGTGCTGGACGCATACCTCGGCAAGGACAAGACCGACTGGGTGGCTGCGTATGCCGCTGCCGTGAAGAAGTCCGAAGGCAATGCCGACGACAGCTGGAAGAAACATGAGGCGGCGCGCGACAAGAGCGGCAAGCCCTCGCTGCCACTGTCGGGCTATGCAGGCACCTTCCGCGATCCGTGGTACGGCGACATCGTGGTGAGCCAGCAGGGCGGCAAGCTGCGCATGACGTTCGCCAAGACCGCGCAACTGGTCGGCACCATGACGCCGTGGCAGCACGACACCTTCATCGTGCGCTGGAACGACCGCTCGCTCAATGCCGATGCCTTCGTGAGCTATGCGCTGGATGCCGACGGCAAGATCCGCGATGTGCGCATGCAGCCGGTGTCGCCGATGACGGATTTCAGCTTCGATTTCCAGGATCTGCGCCTGTCGCCCGCCAAGGCGTCCGCCAAGCCCTGA
- a CDS encoding alpha/beta hydrolase family protein, whose translation MKQWMAGLLSLSFSAAGVAAPVTCGYGVYGVAGKPPVVISNPTSKGTQAPERYTFLDGRRGDVNGADAPVRCERGVVSVRQDDGQYAVQPKWALRETPTRFKSHGTELAGVLIEPAQTNGKPPLVVFVHGSEKTPGIGGYYPYMFAAQGLAVFAYDKRGTGASDGDYTQHFELLAEDAAAAMEQARKLAAGRVSRTGFFGGSQGGWVAPRAAALSHADFVEVGFGLVMTPLEEDQQQAVVEMQEKGYDAAAIARVREVTDATGAVMASHFTSGYEQLAAVKRKFANEPWLHTIEGEYTGELLAENEADLRRTGAPRYDNLNIDWHYDAIAAIRALGIPQLWVLAGEDRDAPEALTSERLMALKREGKPIELYVYPHTDHGMYEFVQDKDGTRHVTRITDGYFRLLADWIRQQDKPPYGTGERMP comes from the coding sequence ATGAAGCAATGGATGGCGGGACTGTTGTCCCTGTCGTTTTCGGCCGCGGGTGTCGCGGCTCCGGTCACCTGCGGTTATGGCGTGTATGGCGTTGCCGGCAAGCCGCCGGTGGTGATTTCCAATCCGACCTCCAAGGGCACCCAGGCGCCTGAGCGCTATACCTTCCTGGATGGCCGGCGCGGTGACGTGAATGGCGCCGATGCACCGGTACGCTGCGAACGTGGCGTGGTGAGCGTGCGGCAGGACGACGGGCAATACGCCGTGCAGCCCAAATGGGCGTTGCGCGAGACGCCCACGCGATTCAAGAGCCACGGCACCGAGCTTGCCGGCGTGCTGATCGAGCCGGCACAAACCAATGGCAAGCCGCCCCTGGTGGTATTCGTGCACGGCTCGGAAAAGACACCGGGCATCGGCGGTTATTACCCCTATATGTTCGCCGCGCAGGGACTGGCCGTCTTCGCGTACGACAAACGCGGGACCGGTGCCTCCGACGGCGACTACACGCAGCACTTTGAACTGCTGGCCGAGGACGCCGCCGCAGCGATGGAGCAGGCCCGCAAGCTGGCCGCCGGGCGCGTGTCGCGCACGGGCTTCTTCGGCGGTAGCCAGGGCGGCTGGGTGGCGCCCCGCGCGGCGGCCCTGTCGCACGCCGATTTCGTCGAGGTGGGTTTTGGCCTGGTGATGACGCCGCTGGAAGAAGACCAGCAGCAAGCCGTGGTGGAGATGCAGGAGAAGGGTTACGACGCGGCCGCCATTGCCCGCGTGCGTGAAGTCACCGACGCCACCGGTGCTGTGATGGCCTCGCACTTCACCTCCGGTTACGAGCAGCTCGCGGCCGTGAAGCGCAAGTTTGCCAACGAGCCCTGGCTGCACACCATCGAAGGCGAATACACCGGCGAGCTGCTGGCGGAGAACGAGGCGGACCTGCGCCGCACCGGCGCACCGCGCTATGACAACCTCAATATCGACTGGCATTACGACGCCATCGCGGCGATCCGCGCCCTGGGCATTCCGCAGCTGTGGGTGCTTGCGGGCGAAGACCGTGATGCACCCGAGGCGCTCACCAGCGAACGCCTGATGGCGCTGAAACGCGAAGGCAAGCCCATCGAACTCTACGTGTATCCGCATACCGATCACGGCATGTATGAGTTTGTGCAGGACAAGGACGGCACGCGGCACGTCACCCGCATCACGGACGGCTATTTCCGCCTGCTGGCCGACTGGATCCGGCAGCAGGACAAGCCGCCTTACGGCACGGGCGAGCGCATGCCGTGA
- a CDS encoding alpha/beta hydrolase: protein MSSYRLKFGVLLCLGLVVGCASADGVSVRQRFHVDLGVAGTEVASGRLLVFAEPAAKAEADAGKAKVAEVDFDPLRPDQVSVAAREAGRLVAGKGVDIDADDHAYPAAFARLPPGDYYVQAVLDTNHSYNYTGRATGDLVSEVVKLHLPSTNVPTLKLATVVPAHDAWVLPPSAPQAMRDALPEARRHVQDLDFTSPALTAFWGRPIHMRGFVLLPPGYDAKARTTYPVVYFTHGFGGGLDHFIGGMANTWLAMSKGEMPPMIWVYLDESSPTGTHEFADSVNNGPWGKALTEELIPHLESMYRMDAKASGRFLNGHSSGGWATLWLQTRYPKVFGGTWSTSPDPSDFHDFTGIDLYAPHANVYRKADGSSYPLIRDKGKVLATFQQFAQVERVLGSYGGQIASFEWVFSPRGKDGRPLPMFDRDTGEVDPGVVDYWRDHYDIARRLQDHWPELAPDLDGKIHLIVGTADTFYLDGAAHRLKAVLDGLHAHSDIRFLPDKTHFDLYAVGNDRSALLKQIAWEMYAVARPQSSLKRAAAP from the coding sequence ATGTCGTCATACCGACTGAAGTTCGGAGTCCTGCTGTGCCTGGGACTGGTCGTGGGCTGTGCGTCAGCCGACGGAGTCAGCGTCCGGCAACGTTTCCATGTCGATCTGGGTGTCGCTGGCACCGAGGTGGCCTCCGGGCGGCTGTTGGTGTTCGCCGAGCCCGCGGCCAAGGCCGAGGCAGATGCCGGGAAGGCCAAGGTGGCCGAGGTGGACTTCGACCCGCTCAGGCCCGACCAGGTGAGCGTGGCAGCGCGGGAAGCCGGGCGGCTGGTGGCTGGCAAGGGCGTAGACATCGATGCCGATGATCACGCCTATCCCGCTGCCTTTGCCCGCTTGCCTCCCGGCGACTACTACGTGCAGGCGGTGCTGGACACCAACCACAGCTACAACTACACCGGACGGGCCACCGGCGACCTGGTCAGCGAAGTCGTCAAGCTGCACCTGCCGTCGACGAACGTGCCGACACTGAAACTGGCCACGGTCGTGCCCGCACACGACGCCTGGGTGCTGCCGCCGTCGGCCCCACAGGCCATGCGTGATGCCTTGCCCGAGGCGCGCAGGCACGTGCAGGACCTCGACTTCACCAGCCCCGCACTCACCGCGTTCTGGGGGCGCCCCATCCACATGCGCGGGTTCGTGCTGTTGCCGCCGGGCTATGACGCCAAGGCCCGCACGACCTACCCGGTGGTGTATTTCACGCATGGTTTCGGCGGTGGCCTGGATCACTTCATCGGCGGCATGGCCAACACCTGGCTGGCGATGTCCAAGGGCGAGATGCCACCGATGATCTGGGTCTACCTCGACGAGTCGTCCCCCACCGGTACGCACGAGTTCGCCGACTCGGTGAACAACGGTCCGTGGGGCAAGGCGCTTACCGAGGAACTGATACCGCACTTGGAATCGATGTATCGCATGGACGCGAAGGCATCCGGCCGTTTCCTCAATGGCCATTCGTCCGGCGGCTGGGCCACGCTGTGGTTGCAGACGCGCTATCCGAAGGTATTCGGTGGCACCTGGTCCACCTCGCCCGATCCCAGCGACTTCCACGACTTCACCGGCATCGACCTCTACGCGCCGCACGCGAACGTGTACCGCAAGGCCGATGGTTCGTCCTATCCGCTGATCCGCGACAAGGGCAAGGTGCTCGCGACCTTCCAGCAGTTCGCGCAGGTCGAGCGGGTGCTCGGCAGTTACGGCGGGCAGATTGCCTCGTTCGAATGGGTGTTCTCCCCGCGCGGCAAGGATGGCCGTCCGCTGCCCATGTTCGATCGCGATACCGGCGAGGTGGATCCCGGCGTGGTCGACTACTGGCGTGACCACTACGACATCGCGCGCCGCCTGCAGGATCACTGGCCCGAACTTGCGCCCGACCTGGACGGCAAGATCCACCTGATCGTGGGAACGGCCGACACCTTCTACCTCGATGGCGCCGCGCACCGGTTGAAAGCGGTGCTCGATGGCCTGCACGCGCATTCGGACATCCGCTTCCTGCCCGACAAGACGCATTTCGATCTTTATGCCGTGGGCAACGATCGCTCGGCGCTGCTCAAGCAGATCGCGTGGGAGATGTACGCGGTGGCACGTCCGCAATCGAGCCTGAAGCGCGCTGCGGCACCCTAG